The Rhinoraja longicauda isolate Sanriku21f chromosome 17, sRhiLon1.1, whole genome shotgun sequence genome includes a region encoding these proteins:
- the tcta gene encoding T-cell leukemia translocation-altered gene protein homolog isoform X3, translating into MELPWDLGLLSGLLESVVSFCSEFAHDWGANDMRVTIFKFLLGWLVCSLVAIHMAWKFYGATVNDMYYRQGSGGQNGGTPDGSSNFARWENAGGESFKSHRE; encoded by the exons ATGGAGTTGCCGTGGGATCTCGGGCTTCTCTCGGGCCTGCTGGAGAGCGTGGTGTCTTTCTGCAGCGAGTTCGCCCACGACTGGGGCGCCAACGACATGAGAGTCACAATCTTCAAGTTCCTGCTCGGCTGGTTGGTCTGCAGCTTGGTGGCCATTCACATGGCCTGGAAGTTTTACGGGGCGACCGTCAACGACATGTACTACAGGCAAG GGAGTGGAGGTCAGAATGGTGGCACTCCAGATGGATCCTCAAACTTTGCTCGTtg GGAAAATGCCGGTGGCGagtcatttaaaagtcacagagaGTGA